The bacterium genome includes a region encoding these proteins:
- a CDS encoding outer membrane lipoprotein carrier protein LolA, with amino-acid sequence MTSSSGHLRNRFSIRLGFFALALFAPVLLGNGPATVESDAEVIAELDAIQTHYRGVRDLRADFLQRSTSAALGKTTELRGSVLVQRPGKMRWQYAPPDGRIIVLDGQSIRIFDPEDKQLQIAPMSEGTVSPTALSFLMGDGVLREIFSAERILAKQRPEIGLRLTSRDDASFEVLELWVDPKTHEMRESGLVDLFGNETRLVFEEMTENGGAEPAEFQIRVPDGTEVIDLR; translated from the coding sequence GTGACATCTTCGTCCGGCCACCTGAGGAATAGGTTTTCAATCCGCCTCGGGTTTTTCGCACTTGCGCTATTTGCTCCCGTCCTGCTGGGCAACGGACCCGCGACCGTCGAGAGCGACGCCGAGGTGATCGCAGAACTCGACGCAATACAGACTCATTACCGCGGAGTTCGCGATCTTCGCGCGGATTTCCTGCAGCGGAGTACGAGCGCAGCGCTGGGAAAGACCACCGAGTTGCGCGGCAGCGTTCTGGTCCAGCGTCCCGGCAAGATGCGCTGGCAGTACGCGCCGCCCGACGGGCGCATCATCGTTCTCGATGGCCAGTCGATCCGGATTTTCGATCCCGAAGACAAGCAACTACAGATCGCTCCGATGTCCGAGGGGACCGTTTCGCCGACGGCGTTGAGTTTCCTGATGGGCGACGGAGTATTGCGCGAGATCTTCAGTGCCGAGCGCATCCTCGCCAAACAACGCCCGGAGATCGGATTGCGACTGACATCCAGGGACGACGCGAGTTTCGAGGTGCTCGAGCTCTGGGTCGACCCAAAGACGCACGAGATGCGCGAGTCGGGTCTCGTCGACCTCTTCGGCAACGAGACCCGGTTGGTATTCGAAGAGATGACCGAGAACGGGGGGGCCGAGCCCGCAGAGTTCCAGATTCGGGTCCCCGACGGCACCGAGGTCATCGATCTGCGTTGA
- the arc gene encoding proteasome ATPase: MSESGSGSGRRGFVRDVMKRISTRGGEGEDNPVQSEVDDLESLRDALRFLGPEASDLTRRVERVLMEYELLRQRYDRARQQVYDAEQQNEKLVGTLQDAKQQIDLLKQEVDKLCAPPNTYGLFEHANKDGTVEINVDGKMMRVNADPNVRTDELMEGQLVVLNEAFNIVDSTDFDHRGEVMQVSDVLHDGRLIVLGHADEERVISLSQPMRREKLKAGDNVLVNPRTGFAVEKLPKSTVDQVMLEEVPDVTYEDIGGLGDQIEVLRDAIELPYLHADEFKRYDLSPPKGILLYGPPGCGKTMIGKAVANSLAQRIAEVRGGEAKSYFLNVKGPELLNKYVGETEHKIREVFKTARDKAEEDVPVVIFFDEMDSLFRMRGSGISSDMEATVVAQFLSEIDGVESLRNVIVIGASNRQDLIDPAVLRPGRLDLKVKVHRPERDGAREILIKYLTENLPFHEDAKKRFGDDPGAIVRGLCTDTIDSMYGETEENKFLEVTYAKGEREIFYFKDFSSGAMLRNIVDRAKKRAVKRAITNGDGGIHIDDMLDSVRDEFKENEDLPNTTNPDDWARISGRKGERIINVRTLISGINRNERSIETVGGSGQYL; this comes from the coding sequence ATGAGCGAGTCTGGATCTGGTTCGGGTAGACGAGGCTTCGTGCGCGACGTAATGAAGCGCATCTCCACGCGAGGGGGCGAAGGCGAAGACAATCCGGTGCAGAGCGAGGTGGACGACCTCGAAAGTCTGCGCGACGCACTCCGCTTCCTCGGACCTGAGGCCAGCGATCTGACGCGGCGAGTCGAGCGTGTCTTGATGGAGTACGAACTCCTGCGCCAGCGCTACGATCGCGCGCGCCAGCAGGTGTACGACGCCGAACAGCAGAATGAGAAGCTGGTCGGAACTCTGCAGGACGCGAAGCAGCAGATCGATCTCCTCAAGCAGGAAGTCGACAAGCTGTGTGCTCCGCCGAATACCTACGGCTTGTTCGAGCACGCCAACAAGGATGGCACAGTAGAAATCAACGTCGACGGCAAGATGATGCGTGTGAACGCGGATCCGAACGTGCGCACCGACGAACTGATGGAAGGTCAGCTCGTCGTGCTGAATGAGGCGTTCAATATCGTCGACTCGACCGACTTCGACCACCGCGGTGAGGTGATGCAGGTTTCGGACGTGCTGCACGACGGCCGTTTGATCGTGCTCGGCCATGCGGACGAGGAGCGCGTGATCAGTCTCAGCCAGCCGATGCGTCGCGAGAAGCTGAAGGCGGGCGACAATGTGCTGGTCAATCCGCGCACGGGTTTCGCCGTCGAGAAGTTGCCGAAGTCGACCGTCGACCAGGTCATGCTCGAAGAGGTTCCCGACGTCACCTACGAAGACATCGGAGGCCTGGGCGATCAGATCGAAGTACTACGCGACGCGATCGAGTTGCCATACCTGCACGCAGACGAGTTCAAGCGCTACGACCTGTCGCCGCCCAAGGGTATCCTGCTCTACGGACCTCCGGGCTGCGGCAAGACCATGATCGGCAAAGCGGTGGCGAACAGCCTCGCGCAGCGTATCGCTGAGGTTCGCGGCGGGGAGGCGAAGAGCTATTTCCTGAACGTGAAGGGCCCGGAGCTGCTCAATAAGTACGTCGGTGAGACGGAGCACAAGATCCGAGAGGTCTTCAAGACCGCTCGAGACAAGGCGGAAGAGGACGTTCCTGTCGTCATCTTCTTCGATGAAATGGACTCGCTGTTCCGCATGCGCGGCTCTGGCATCTCCTCGGACATGGAAGCGACTGTCGTCGCGCAGTTCCTGTCGGAGATCGACGGCGTCGAGTCGCTGCGCAACGTCATCGTGATCGGCGCGTCGAACCGCCAGGATCTGATTGACCCCGCAGTTCTGCGTCCAGGGCGCCTCGATCTGAAGGTCAAGGTGCACCGCCCGGAGCGCGACGGTGCTCGTGAGATCCTGATCAAGTATCTGACCGAGAACCTGCCGTTCCACGAAGACGCGAAGAAGCGCTTCGGCGACGATCCGGGTGCAATCGTGCGCGGGCTCTGCACGGATACGATTGATTCAATGTACGGCGAGACCGAGGAGAACAAGTTCCTCGAGGTCACCTATGCCAAGGGTGAGCGCGAGATCTTCTACTTCAAGGATTTCTCCAGCGGCGCCATGCTGCGCAATATCGTGGACCGCGCAAAGAAGCGGGCCGTGAAGCGCGCCATCACCAATGGCGACGGCGGAATCCATATCGACGATATGCTCGACTCGGTTCGGGACGAGTTCAAGGAGAACGAGGATCTCCCGAACACGACGAACCCCGACGACTGGGCTCGGATCTCCGGACGCAAGGGTGAGCGCATCATCAACGTGCGCACCTTGATCAGCGGAATCAACCGAAACGAGCGCTCGATCGAGACCGTCGGAGGATCCGGTCAATATCTCTAG
- a CDS encoding proteasome accessory factor PafA2, translating into MPLPSVLGTEIEYGITVQGDPDFDPISSCVLLVNAYHDHDDAQILWDYDQENPLADARGFQVEGERHTPNQQENIARNKTLRNGARFYVDHAHPEYSTPEVTNVREAIAYERAGERTMELARRAATALLPPGQQLLIHKNNSDRKGNSYGNHENYLINRRTPFKEVVEHFTPYLVTRQIFCGSGKVGSENRAMQCDYQISQRADFFETEVALDTMVKRPIINTRDEPHADREKYRRLHVIVGDSNMSEVSTYLRVGTSAIVLALIEDGVIDREMAISEPVKVIKEVSHDTACKREYSMERGGRMTAVQVQQEYLELALSYYSSREIDPVTKDVLARWESVLEKLADDPFQLDREVDWVIKHKIMQSYMRRHSVDWLHPQIAMLDLQYHDVRPDKGLCFLLERRGEIDRIVENEEIERAIIEPPTDTRAYFRGECIRRYPEAVFGVNWDSISFNVGDEPIKRILMNEPLKGTKAHVQELLDASTSAETLVRNLTS; encoded by the coding sequence ATGCCACTTCCCAGTGTACTGGGCACGGAAATCGAGTATGGGATCACAGTCCAGGGCGACCCGGACTTCGATCCGATCTCGAGCTGCGTCCTGCTGGTCAATGCCTATCACGACCACGACGACGCGCAGATCCTCTGGGACTACGACCAGGAGAATCCGCTGGCCGATGCGCGGGGATTCCAGGTAGAGGGTGAACGACACACACCCAACCAGCAGGAGAACATCGCTCGCAACAAGACATTGCGAAACGGTGCTCGCTTCTATGTCGACCACGCTCATCCGGAGTACTCGACTCCCGAAGTGACCAACGTCCGCGAAGCGATCGCCTACGAGCGCGCAGGTGAGCGGACCATGGAACTGGCCCGCCGCGCGGCTACCGCACTGCTCCCGCCGGGTCAGCAACTCCTGATTCACAAGAACAATAGCGACCGCAAGGGCAACTCGTACGGCAATCACGAGAACTACCTGATCAATCGTCGTACACCCTTCAAGGAAGTGGTCGAGCACTTCACGCCATACTTGGTCACGCGCCAGATCTTCTGCGGATCGGGTAAGGTCGGCAGCGAAAATCGCGCCATGCAATGCGACTATCAGATTTCGCAGCGCGCAGATTTCTTCGAGACCGAGGTCGCGCTCGACACGATGGTCAAACGACCGATCATCAACACACGCGACGAGCCGCATGCCGACCGCGAGAAGTACCGGCGCCTGCACGTGATCGTCGGCGACTCGAATATGTCCGAAGTTTCCACGTACCTGCGCGTGGGCACCAGTGCGATCGTCCTGGCGTTGATCGAAGACGGTGTAATCGATCGCGAGATGGCGATCAGTGAACCCGTCAAGGTGATCAAGGAAGTCTCGCACGATACGGCGTGCAAGCGCGAGTACTCGATGGAGCGAGGCGGTCGCATGACCGCGGTGCAGGTCCAGCAGGAGTATCTGGAGCTGGCGCTGAGCTACTACAGTTCGCGCGAGATCGACCCGGTTACCAAGGACGTGTTGGCCCGCTGGGAATCCGTGCTCGAGAAGCTGGCCGACGATCCATTTCAGCTGGATCGCGAGGTCGACTGGGTGATCAAGCACAAGATCATGCAGAGCTACATGCGCCGCCACTCGGTCGACTGGTTGCATCCGCAGATCGCCATGCTCGATCTGCAATACCACGATGTTCGCCCGGACAAGGGACTCTGTTTCCTGCTCGAGCGCCGCGGGGAGATCGACCGTATCGTCGAGAATGAAGAGATCGAGCGCGCGATCATCGAACCACCGACCGACACACGGGCCTACTTCCGAGGAGAGTGCATTCGCCGCTATCCGGAAGCCGTGTTTGGTGTGAACTGGGATTCCATTTCATTCAACGTAGGTGATGAACCCATCAAGCGGATCCTGATGAACGAACCGCTGAAGGGAACCAAGGCACACGTCCAGGAGCTCCTCGATGCGAGCACGAGTGCTGAAACCTTGGTTCGGAATCTGACGTCGTAA
- a CDS encoding ubiquitin-like protein Pup, with translation MGYSIPGAAGDQSQKQRQGDGDSGDEASADSGGSKKMAKKGEDLKEEMDSLIDEIDEVLEENAEEFVKNYVQRGGE, from the coding sequence ATGGGTTATTCGATACCCGGCGCGGCCGGAGACCAGTCCCAGAAGCAACGTCAGGGCGACGGCGATTCCGGAGATGAGGCGTCGGCCGACTCGGGCGGAAGCAAGAAGATGGCCAAGAAGGGCGAGGATCTGAAAGAAGAGATGGACAGCTTGATCGATGAGATCGATGAGGTCCTCGAAGAAAACGCCGAAGAGTTCGTCAAGAACTACGTTCAGCGCGGAGGCGAGTAA
- the prcB gene encoding proteasome subunit beta, producing MRSSKKTPKSSSRTTFSAEASKPVFKGQTYTGASFYEFLKADAPGLIPDFGNMDWTTVELPHGTTVLSLTYDGGVLMAGDRLATAGHEVATRDMDKVFRIDHTCMMAIAGAAGPAIEMVKMFQLELEHFEKLDGQELTFEGKANRLSFLLRQNLPAAMQGLAVMPLYAGYDHDSDKGRIYKFDITGGRYRETDFYATGSGGKDARSSLKRAWHSNLSREQATEIAIEALMEAADEDTATGGFDISRGIYPIAKFANKEGAVDVPEAEVLAARERILARREAA from the coding sequence ATGAGGTCCTCGAAGAAAACGCCGAAGAGTTCGTCAAGAACTACGTTCAGCGCGGAGGCGAGTAAGCCTGTGTTCAAAGGTCAGACTTACACAGGGGCGAGCTTCTACGAATTCTTGAAAGCCGATGCCCCCGGGTTGATTCCGGACTTCGGCAATATGGACTGGACCACCGTCGAGCTTCCTCACGGTACCACCGTACTCTCACTGACCTACGACGGCGGTGTGTTGATGGCGGGTGACCGTCTGGCCACTGCGGGTCACGAGGTCGCGACGCGCGACATGGACAAGGTCTTTCGCATCGATCACACCTGCATGATGGCGATCGCCGGTGCGGCGGGTCCAGCGATCGAGATGGTGAAGATGTTCCAGCTCGAACTCGAGCACTTCGAGAAGCTCGACGGACAGGAACTCACCTTCGAGGGCAAGGCCAATCGTCTCAGCTTCCTGTTGCGCCAGAATCTGCCGGCAGCCATGCAGGGGCTGGCCGTCATGCCTCTGTACGCAGGCTACGACCACGATTCCGACAAGGGCCGGATCTACAAGTTCGACATCACCGGTGGTCGCTATCGGGAGACGGACTTCTACGCAACCGGTTCCGGTGGCAAGGACGCGCGCTCGAGCTTGAAGCGGGCCTGGCACAGCAATCTATCCAGAGAGCAGGCCACCGAGATTGCGATCGAAGCGCTCATGGAAGCCGCCGACGAAGATACCGCGACCGGTGGTTTCGATATCTCGCGCGGGATCTACCCGATCGCGAAGTTCGCAAATAAAGAAGGCGCAGTGGACGTTCCCGAGGCAGAGGTCCTCGCCGCCCGCGAGCGCATTCTCGCACGTCGAGAGGCCGCCTAG
- the prcA gene encoding proteasome subunit alpha, with product MSTPFYVPPEQLYQERAEYARKGISRGRPLVALEYELGVVMMAENRSASLRKLSEIYDRIAFGGVGKLDEYENLRKAGVRYADQRGFAFSREDVSAKGLANEYSTVLGSVFTREMKPFEVEVLVVEVHDDSSTFFQIRYDGSMIDHTHYAAIGGDGDKLLDMLATRWKASMPLDETVLLGREALSGNGSGVDDLDEKSLEVAVLDRTQTGRRFKRLKPEEIKSLLSG from the coding sequence ATGAGTACACCGTTCTACGTTCCACCCGAACAGCTCTACCAGGAGCGCGCAGAGTACGCGCGCAAAGGGATCTCGCGCGGTCGTCCGCTCGTTGCGCTGGAGTACGAACTCGGCGTGGTGATGATGGCCGAGAACCGCAGTGCAAGTCTGCGGAAGCTCTCCGAGATCTACGATCGCATCGCGTTTGGCGGTGTGGGCAAGCTGGACGAGTATGAAAACCTGCGGAAGGCCGGGGTTCGCTATGCGGATCAGCGCGGATTCGCGTTCTCGCGTGAGGACGTTTCCGCCAAGGGTCTGGCGAATGAATACTCCACGGTGCTGGGTTCGGTCTTCACGCGGGAGATGAAGCCCTTCGAGGTCGAAGTTCTGGTGGTCGAGGTGCACGATGACAGCAGCACCTTCTTCCAGATTCGGTACGATGGAAGCATGATCGACCACACTCACTACGCCGCGATCGGCGGAGATGGCGACAAGCTGCTCGATATGCTGGCGACCCGCTGGAAGGCGAGCATGCCGCTCGACGAGACGGTTCTTCTGGGTCGGGAAGCGCTTTCCGGTAACGGCTCGGGTGTGGACGATCTGGACGAGAAGAGTCTCGAGGTTGCGGTCCTGGATCGCACGCAGACCGGTCGCAGATTCAAGCGCCTCAAGCCAGAGGAAATCAAGAGCCTCCTGAGCGGATAG
- a CDS encoding proteasome accessory factor PafA2 family protein: MQKRIYGLETEYGIIFTPEGRKTLPVEKAIRFLFEKLITTEHFLNVFLENGARFYQDTGCHPEYATPECASPRDLVIFDRAGERVLEDLQLYAEEKIREERVPGKLSIFKNNTDFVGNSYGCHENYLVDRDVDFYYLAEQLIPFLVTRQVFSGAGKVFQTQDGVHYCVSQRAQHIYQKISGTTTNDRSIINTRDEPHADREKYRRLHVIVGDSNMSEYTNFVKIATCAVVLQMIEDGFINKELTLRHPVKAIKDISYDTTCKRKVRLENGREYSPIEIQREYCEMAQRYIEQAPVSDQIREGVEQWAYILDCLDDDPEKLDRKIDWVIKRKLLRQYIKRHNISWHDPRVFMIDLQFHDIRRDRGFFYLLERQDHVDRLYSDAEIEKAKTEPPQDTRARMRGDFIKLARQNNIQYDLDWSNIRLGNLLNVRVICNNPFETDTEKVTELVRTIQKTNLRRTSLSKLVIQS, from the coding sequence ATGCAGAAGCGGATCTACGGGCTAGAAACGGAGTATGGGATCATCTTCACACCGGAGGGTCGCAAGACTCTGCCGGTCGAGAAGGCGATCCGCTTCCTTTTCGAAAAGCTCATCACCACCGAACACTTCCTGAACGTGTTTCTGGAAAACGGTGCCCGCTTCTATCAGGACACGGGGTGTCACCCGGAGTACGCGACGCCCGAGTGCGCCAGCCCGCGCGATCTGGTCATTTTCGATCGCGCCGGTGAGAGAGTTCTCGAAGATCTGCAGTTGTATGCGGAAGAGAAGATTCGGGAGGAACGCGTCCCGGGCAAGCTCTCTATCTTCAAGAACAACACAGACTTCGTCGGCAATAGCTATGGCTGCCACGAAAACTATCTGGTCGATCGTGACGTCGACTTCTACTACCTGGCCGAGCAGTTAATTCCGTTCCTGGTTACCCGCCAGGTTTTCTCCGGCGCAGGCAAGGTGTTTCAGACCCAGGACGGCGTTCACTACTGCGTCAGCCAGCGTGCCCAGCACATCTACCAGAAGATCTCCGGTACCACGACCAACGATCGCTCGATCATCAATACGCGCGATGAACCGCACGCCGATCGCGAAAAGTACCGACGGCTGCACGTAATCGTGGGCGATTCGAACATGTCGGAGTACACGAACTTCGTGAAGATCGCGACCTGCGCGGTCGTTCTCCAGATGATCGAGGACGGCTTCATCAATAAGGAATTGACGCTCCGCCACCCGGTGAAGGCGATCAAGGACATCTCGTACGACACGACCTGCAAACGCAAGGTGCGTCTGGAGAACGGACGCGAGTACTCGCCGATCGAGATCCAGCGCGAGTATTGTGAGATGGCCCAGCGCTACATCGAGCAGGCTCCGGTCAGCGATCAGATCCGAGAAGGTGTGGAGCAGTGGGCGTACATCCTCGACTGCCTCGACGACGATCCCGAAAAGCTCGACCGGAAGATCGACTGGGTGATCAAGCGCAAACTCCTGCGCCAGTACATCAAACGACACAACATCTCGTGGCATGATCCACGCGTGTTCATGATCGATCTGCAATTCCACGACATCAGGCGCGATCGCGGCTTTTTCTACCTGCTCGAGCGCCAGGACCACGTGGATCGGCTCTATTCCGATGCCGAGATCGAGAAGGCCAAGACCGAACCGCCGCAAGACACCCGCGCGCGCATGCGTGGCGACTTCATCAAGCTCGCTCGGCAGAACAATATCCAGTACGACCTGGACTGGTCCAATATTCGACTGGGCAATCTCTTGAACGTGCGCGTGATCTGCAACAACCCGTTCGAGACCGATACGGAAAAGGTCACCGAACTGGTTCGCACGATCCAGAAGACCAATCTGCGCCGGACTTCGCTCTCAAAACTGGTCATCCAGAGCTGA
- a CDS encoding rod shape-determining protein — MIFKWFAGLFSNDLAIDLGTANTLVYGRDRGIICSEPSVVAVADGPNGTRRVLAVGSEAKEMVGRTPGSIKAIRPIKDGVIADFEVTEAMLRYFIQKAHNRRRLVRPRIVICVPPCITSVEKRAVRESASSAGAREVFLVEEPMAAAIGAGLAVTEPTGNMVIDIGGGTTDVAVISLADIVTSSSVRVGGDKLDEAIIQFVKRKHNLMIGERTAEIIKITIGTALGQGPAKTMEVKGRDLVAGVPKMVVMSSEEVREALTEPIHQIVETVKHTLERTPPELSADIVDRGIVLVGGGALLRDFDQLLRAETKLPIVRGDDPFTAVAIGAGKALDSLELLRDVAMD; from the coding sequence ATGATCTTCAAATGGTTCGCAGGCTTGTTCTCCAACGATCTCGCGATTGATCTCGGCACCGCCAATACGCTGGTGTACGGGCGTGATCGCGGGATCATCTGCAGTGAACCTTCGGTGGTCGCAGTCGCCGACGGGCCCAATGGAACACGTCGTGTGCTGGCCGTCGGTAGCGAAGCCAAGGAGATGGTCGGTCGCACGCCCGGGAGCATCAAAGCGATCCGTCCGATCAAAGACGGAGTGATCGCCGACTTCGAAGTCACCGAAGCGATGCTGCGCTACTTCATCCAGAAGGCGCACAATCGCCGTCGCCTGGTTCGCCCGCGCATCGTCATCTGTGTGCCGCCTTGTATCACGTCGGTGGAAAAGCGCGCGGTTCGCGAGTCGGCTAGCTCGGCGGGTGCGCGCGAAGTCTTCCTGGTCGAAGAACCCATGGCCGCCGCGATCGGTGCAGGTCTGGCCGTGACCGAACCCACCGGAAATATGGTGATCGACATCGGTGGCGGAACGACCGATGTCGCCGTCATCTCACTGGCCGATATCGTGACCTCCAGTTCAGTACGCGTCGGCGGCGACAAGCTCGACGAGGCGATCATCCAGTTCGTCAAGCGCAAGCACAATCTGATGATTGGCGAGCGCACCGCAGAGATCATCAAGATTACGATTGGCACCGCGCTCGGTCAGGGTCCCGCGAAGACCATGGAGGTCAAGGGCCGCGACCTGGTCGCCGGTGTTCCGAAGATGGTGGTCATGTCGAGTGAAGAAGTGCGCGAGGCGCTCACGGAGCCGATTCACCAGATCGTCGAAACCGTGAAGCATACGCTCGAGCGCACGCCTCCGGAGTTGTCTGCGGACATCGTCGATCGGGGCATCGTGCTGGTTGGCGGCGGTGCGTTGCTACGAGACTTCGACCAGCTTCTGCGAGCCGAGACCAAACTGCCGATCGTGCGCGGCGACGATCCGTTTACGGCTGTGGCCATCGGCGCGGGCAAGGCTCTGGATTCTCTGGAGTTGTTGCGCGACGTGGCGATGGACTAG
- a CDS encoding SCP2 sterol-binding domain-containing protein, whose translation MSEPSEYFKKMVPEAWNRRLQEQLDCGPEGAELLEKMRTANFSLAILVPDAGSYQLLVRNGEMTTASIAEPDVLLSMQMGTSDCGKLEASVGSSPMALLGGVGGTPDFVLTPSRLEVFKEIEGTMRVQVTGDDAWGVTIHFGAPPVPDPLTTISIPEEEFQQLISGELDLQGAFMTGKLEMEGDVEVPMKMAMAIMAPE comes from the coding sequence ATGTCGGAGCCGAGCGAGTATTTCAAGAAGATGGTCCCCGAAGCCTGGAACCGGCGCCTGCAGGAGCAGCTCGACTGCGGTCCCGAAGGTGCCGAGCTACTCGAAAAAATGCGCACTGCTAACTTCTCGTTGGCCATCCTCGTGCCCGACGCGGGCAGCTATCAGCTTCTGGTGCGAAACGGCGAGATGACCACGGCCAGCATCGCGGAGCCCGACGTTTTGCTGTCGATGCAGATGGGCACCAGCGACTGCGGAAAACTCGAAGCGAGCGTCGGATCGTCCCCCATGGCCTTGCTTGGTGGCGTCGGTGGAACACCGGACTTCGTCCTGACACCGTCCCGGCTCGAGGTTTTCAAGGAGATCGAAGGCACGATGCGCGTCCAGGTCACCGGCGACGATGCCTGGGGCGTCACGATCCACTTCGGCGCTCCGCCCGTGCCCGATCCGCTCACGACAATCTCGATTCCCGAAGAAGAGTTTCAGCAGCTGATCTCAGGCGAACTCGACCTGCAGGGAGCTTTCATGACGGGAAAGCTGGAAATGGAAGGCGACGTCGAAGTCCCCATGAAGATGGCCATGGCCATCATGGCTCCGGAGTGA
- the mltG gene encoding endolytic transglycosylase MltG, producing the protein MNGKTAVWIASGVAAVAVLVLLGVVRFSLNGLDVAAGQNATQHVFVVRAGESLHSIADRLQTRDLLPDRTLFGPGVLVAYARYAGLDRDVKIGEYDLAANMTPRLILEKLVTGAVKTHPVTIPEGLRLDEVAERLQAAEITSADAFLEKAQDAQFAQQLGVNAATFEGYLYPETYRFRRGTPAQEVVSWMFEEFRSRFSDEDRAAIAASRLDLHQILTLASIVEKETAVDAERPLVAAVYDNRLRKRMRLQSDPTVIYGILNTRGEWDGDIRNRDLREDTAYNTYTRSGLPPGPISSATIESIRAVLAPADVPYLYFVSRNDGTHVFSRTLNEHNQAVNRYQRRRRSGS; encoded by the coding sequence GTGAACGGCAAGACCGCAGTCTGGATTGCGAGCGGAGTCGCCGCGGTCGCCGTATTGGTGCTGCTCGGGGTCGTGCGCTTCAGCCTGAACGGTCTCGACGTGGCAGCCGGTCAAAATGCGACCCAGCACGTGTTCGTCGTACGGGCGGGCGAGTCGCTGCATTCGATCGCCGATCGCCTGCAGACCCGGGATCTACTGCCCGATCGCACGTTGTTCGGTCCGGGTGTGCTGGTCGCCTATGCGCGCTACGCCGGACTGGATCGCGACGTGAAGATCGGCGAATACGACCTGGCGGCGAACATGACGCCGCGTTTGATCCTGGAAAAACTGGTCACCGGAGCCGTCAAGACCCACCCGGTCACCATCCCCGAGGGCCTGCGTCTGGACGAAGTGGCCGAGCGGCTGCAGGCCGCCGAGATCACCAGCGCAGACGCTTTTCTGGAAAAGGCCCAGGATGCTCAGTTCGCCCAGCAACTCGGCGTGAACGCCGCGACTTTCGAGGGCTATCTGTACCCCGAGACCTATCGCTTCCGCCGCGGGACCCCGGCCCAGGAAGTGGTTAGCTGGATGTTCGAAGAGTTCAGAAGCCGCTTCAGCGATGAAGATCGCGCGGCCATCGCCGCGTCGAGACTCGATCTTCACCAGATCCTCACGCTTGCCTCGATCGTCGAAAAAGAAACCGCCGTCGACGCTGAGCGCCCGCTGGTTGCCGCCGTCTACGACAATCGCCTGCGCAAGCGCATGCGCCTGCAGTCCGACCCGACGGTGATCTACGGCATCCTGAACACCCGGGGCGAGTGGGACGGCGACATCCGCAATCGCGACCTCAGGGAAGACACCGCCTACAACACCTACACACGCTCGGGACTGCCACCGGGCCCGATCTCGAGCGCCACGATCGAATCGATCCGTGCGGTCCTGGCCCCTGCCGATGTACCCTATCTGTACTTCGTGTCCCGCAACGACGGGACTCACGTCTTCTCGAGAACCCTGAACGAGCACAACCAGGCGGTGAACCGCTACCAACGGAGACGTCGCTCGGGTTCTTGA
- the ruvX gene encoding Holliday junction resolvase RuvX — protein sequence MRTLALDYGERRIGVAITDPTGTLAQPLETIERPRGDRAMGIARIRELVTEYGVDRIVIGLPLNLDGSRGPQVELTERFGKRVASATGVAVEYQDERWTSAEAERAMADSGMSSRKRRGRVDPIAASLLLRSFIERNPR from the coding sequence GTGCGAACCCTGGCCCTGGATTACGGAGAGCGCAGGATCGGCGTGGCCATCACCGACCCGACCGGAACCCTCGCGCAACCGCTCGAGACGATCGAACGCCCGCGCGGTGACCGCGCCATGGGCATAGCCCGCATCCGCGAACTGGTCACGGAGTACGGCGTGGATCGGATCGTGATCGGACTGCCGTTGAATCTGGACGGAAGCCGCGGGCCACAGGTCGAACTGACCGAGCGCTTCGGCAAACGGGTGGCGAGTGCGACCGGTGTGGCCGTCGAGTATCAGGATGAGCGCTGGACCTCGGCCGAGGCCGAGCGCGCGATGGCCGACTCCGGTATGTCGTCCCGCAAGCGTCGCGGTCGTGTCGATCCGATCGCGGCCTCCCTGCTCTTGCGATCGTTCATCGAGCGGAACCCCAGGTGA